A single window of Flavobacterium aestivum DNA harbors:
- the rodA gene encoding rod shape-determining protein RodA, which produces MKNQSLSSNIDWICIIIYIALVFLGWLNIYSSSLSSIEGTYEKQGIFIALSVPLIFVLLYIDGKFYEKYASIIFVISLLSLLGLFAFGKTIAGQRCWYGFGSFTLQPSEFAKAATSLALAKYLSDTQINLKEVNRQVQALAIVFLPVMLILPQPDPGSALIYSIFIIVLFREGLPSWYVWTGFITILLFMLTLIFEPQYVILMALIVLILIHYKSRLGDRNIVLSGILFAVISGFVLSVNYVFTHVFKQHHRDRFNILLGKSVDMKGIGYNTNQSEIAIGSGGWFGKGFLEGTQTKGGFVPEQHTDYIFTTVGEEWGFVGSLVVIALFTGLFLRIIYLAERQKTKFSRVYGYCVAGILFIHFFVNIAMVIGIFPTIGVPLPFFSYGGSGLWGFTILLFIFIKMDANKVNEW; this is translated from the coding sequence ATGAAAAATCAAAGTTTATCAAGCAATATTGATTGGATATGTATCATTATCTATATAGCACTTGTGTTTTTAGGTTGGTTAAATATTTATTCTTCTTCATTGTCTTCTATTGAAGGGACATATGAAAAGCAGGGTATTTTTATTGCTTTATCTGTTCCTTTGATTTTTGTTCTTTTATATATCGATGGCAAATTTTATGAAAAATATGCCAGTATCATATTTGTCATTTCTTTACTGTCCTTGTTAGGTTTATTTGCTTTTGGTAAAACAATTGCGGGGCAACGTTGTTGGTATGGATTTGGCAGTTTTACTTTACAGCCTTCTGAATTTGCAAAAGCAGCAACATCTTTGGCACTGGCTAAATACCTGAGTGATACTCAGATAAATCTTAAAGAAGTAAATCGTCAGGTTCAGGCATTGGCCATTGTCTTTTTACCGGTTATGCTCATCTTACCGCAGCCAGATCCTGGAAGTGCTTTAATCTACAGTATTTTTATAATAGTATTATTTCGTGAAGGACTACCTTCTTGGTATGTTTGGACTGGATTTATTACTATTTTACTTTTTATGTTAACACTAATTTTTGAGCCACAGTATGTTATTCTAATGGCTTTAATAGTGTTAATTTTAATTCATTACAAATCTAGACTGGGTGATCGAAATATTGTGTTAAGCGGTATTCTTTTTGCGGTAATATCAGGTTTTGTTTTATCTGTGAATTATGTTTTCACTCATGTCTTTAAACAACACCACCGTGACCGTTTTAACATCTTGCTCGGAAAATCCGTTGATATGAAAGGGATTGGATATAATACCAATCAATCCGAAATCGCAATTGGATCAGGAGGATGGTTTGGTAAAGGATTTCTTGAAGGAACGCAAACAAAAGGTGGCTTTGTACCGGAACAACATACTGATTATATTTTTACTACGGTTGGAGAAGAATGGGGTTTTGTGGGTTCATTAGTTGTTATTGCATTATTTACAGGTTTATTTCTTCGTATAATTTACCTTGCTGAAAGACAAAAAACAAAATTCAGTAGGGTCTATGGATATTGTGTTGCAGGAATATTATTTATACATTTTTTTGTAAACATTGCTATGGTAATTGGGATCTTCCCAACAATTGGAGTACCTCTACCATTCTTTTCATACGGAGGTTCTGGTCTTTGGGGATTCACCATTTTGTTATTTATTTTCATCAAAATGGATGCCAATAAAGTAAATGAATGGTAA
- a CDS encoding carboxy terminal-processing peptidase, with product MKNNKYILMGRNYKRIITMVCLSVTLSAFSINTNKSIDPEKDKILLELLTFIIEKGHYNPAKIDDNFSKGIYKDYIAALDPSKRFFLQSDINEFSKFELELDDQLNNKDLTFFNLTYDRLMLRMEESKKIFKDILSKPFDYKIEEDFNVDYEKAPYAKNTTELKEKWRKKIKLSTLSSLTDKQKLEEDKKRKDPKYIVKSEDVLEKETRESSLKSLNEFFGLMDELKRDDWFTLYINSIMSQFDPHTSYFAPDDKERFDTSMSGKFEGIGAQLQKKNDYIEIIELISGGPAWRGKQLEKGDLLLKVAQSNGIAVDVIGMRLADVVKKIKGPKGSEVRLTVKKTDGTIQVISIIRDVVEIEETYVKSSVVEKNGLKYGVIYLPKFYLDFGNKDGRDAGKDVALEVDRLKKAGVKGIVLDVRDDGGGSLSTVVDIAGLFIEQGPIVQVKSASKKKEILYDTDKKIEWDGPLVIMVNEFSASASEILAAAIQDYKRGIIIGSKQTYGKGTVQRVIDLNPYGKNSAAGDLGALKTTIQKFYRINGGSTQLNGVSSDVVMPDSYAYLKMGERDEEHAMPWDKIDPAPYAVWKDNEKFDQVIINSKKRIEKNIQFQLIEEKAKWVDSRSNENTYSLNKDKFILAQNKIDSIAKKYKPIADYKNNLKFNSLPYELEGMAKDTILKEKRERWHESLSKDIYVEEALNVLDDLQVKSMAKNSLANEMKKRKLVKS from the coding sequence ATGAAGAATAATAAATATATACTTATGGGAAGAAATTATAAAAGAATAATAACTATGGTATGCCTCTCGGTTACCTTATCTGCCTTTAGTATTAATACAAACAAATCAATAGATCCAGAGAAAGATAAAATACTTCTGGAATTATTGACATTTATAATAGAAAAAGGGCATTATAATCCAGCAAAAATTGATGATAATTTTTCTAAAGGAATTTATAAAGATTATATAGCAGCTTTGGATCCTTCCAAACGTTTTTTCTTGCAGTCAGATATTAATGAGTTCTCTAAATTCGAATTGGAGTTGGATGATCAATTAAATAATAAGGATTTGACATTTTTTAATCTTACCTACGATCGTTTGATGCTTCGTATGGAAGAAAGTAAAAAGATATTCAAAGATATTTTAAGCAAACCTTTTGATTATAAAATTGAAGAAGATTTCAATGTAGATTACGAAAAAGCTCCATATGCTAAAAACACTACGGAATTGAAGGAAAAATGGAGAAAAAAAATAAAATTATCTACCCTATCTTCTTTGACTGATAAACAAAAGTTAGAAGAAGATAAAAAAAGAAAAGATCCAAAATACATTGTAAAATCAGAAGATGTTCTGGAAAAAGAGACTAGAGAGAGTTCTTTAAAATCATTAAATGAGTTTTTTGGACTTATGGATGAATTAAAAAGAGACGATTGGTTTACATTGTACATCAATTCTATTATGTCTCAATTTGATCCACATACTTCTTACTTTGCGCCAGATGACAAAGAGCGATTTGATACAAGTATGAGTGGTAAGTTTGAAGGTATTGGTGCTCAATTGCAAAAGAAAAATGATTATATCGAAATTATAGAACTTATTTCCGGAGGGCCAGCTTGGAGAGGAAAGCAATTGGAAAAAGGTGATTTATTATTGAAAGTAGCTCAATCAAATGGTATTGCTGTAGATGTGATAGGAATGCGCTTGGCGGATGTTGTAAAAAAAATAAAAGGCCCTAAAGGTTCTGAAGTTCGCCTTACTGTTAAAAAAACAGATGGGACTATACAAGTTATTTCAATCATTAGAGATGTTGTAGAGATAGAAGAAACGTATGTGAAATCTAGTGTCGTTGAAAAGAATGGCTTGAAATATGGAGTTATTTATTTGCCTAAATTTTATCTGGATTTCGGAAACAAGGATGGAAGAGATGCAGGTAAAGATGTTGCTCTAGAAGTTGACAGATTGAAAAAAGCAGGAGTAAAAGGAATTGTATTGGATGTTCGCGATGATGGTGGAGGATCATTGTCAACAGTTGTTGATATTGCGGGATTGTTTATAGAACAAGGGCCAATTGTACAGGTTAAATCAGCAAGCAAGAAAAAAGAAATTTTATATGATACTGATAAAAAAATCGAGTGGGATGGACCTTTGGTTATAATGGTAAATGAGTTTTCAGCATCAGCTTCAGAGATTTTGGCCGCTGCAATTCAGGACTATAAAAGAGGTATCATCATTGGTAGTAAACAAACGTATGGAAAAGGAACTGTTCAAAGAGTAATTGATTTGAATCCATATGGTAAGAATAGTGCAGCAGGTGATTTAGGGGCTTTAAAAACAACTATTCAAAAATTTTATAGAATAAATGGAGGCTCTACTCAACTTAATGGAGTGAGTAGTGATGTAGTTATGCCAGATAGTTATGCTTATTTAAAAATGGGAGAGCGTGATGAAGAGCATGCAATGCCATGGGATAAAATAGATCCAGCTCCTTATGCAGTTTGGAAAGATAATGAGAAATTCGATCAAGTAATTATCAATAGTAAAAAGAGAATTGAAAAAAACATTCAATTTCAGTTAATTGAAGAAAAAGCGAAGTGGGTTGACAGTAGAAGCAATGAAAATACCTATAGCTTGAATAAGGATAAATTTATTTTGGCGCAAAACAAAATTGATAGTATAGCTAAAAAATATAAACCAATTGCAGATTACAAGAACAATTTGAAATTTAATTCATTGCCGTATGAACTCGAAGGTATGGCAAAAGATACTATTCTAAAGGAAAAGAGAGAAAGATGGCACGAAAGTTTGTCTAAAGATATCTATGTTGAAGAAGCATTGAATGTTTTGGATGATTTGCAAGTAAAATCAATGGCAAAGAATAGCTTAGCTAACGAAATGAAAAAAAGAAAATTGGTTAAATCATAA
- a CDS encoding carboxy terminal-processing peptidase yields MNPIIRFMKKNYKILIALVCLSATLFAFTINKKRDIDPDRDKILLELLTFVIEKGHYNPAAIDDNFSKGVYKDYIAALDPSKRFFLQSDINEFSKFETEIDDQLINKDLTFFNLTYDRLMLRMEESKKIFKDILSQPFDYTVDEDFNVDYDKAPYSKNTTELKEKWRKQIKLSTLSSYTDKQKIEEDKKQKDPKYVMKSNQDLEKETRESSLNSLNESFGFMNELKRDDWFTLYINSIMSRFDPHTSYFAPEEKERFDVSMSGKLEGIGARLQKKNDYTEISELISGGPAWRGKQLEAGDLVMKVAQGNGVPVDVVGMRLDDVVKKIKGPKGSEVRLTVKKVDGTIQVISIIRDIVEIEETYAKSSVVDKNGLKYGVIYLPKFYIDFENKDGRDAGKDIALEVDRLKKAGVKGIVLDVRDDGGGSLSTVVDIAGLFIEQGPIVQIKSAGKKKEILYDTDKKIEWDGPLVIMVNEFSASASEILAAAIQDYKRGIIIGSKQTYGKGTVQNVIDLNQFTRNSTVGDLGALKTTTQKFYRINGGSTQREGVSSDVVMPDRYAYLKMGERDEENAMPWDKIDPAPYTVWKDNGKFDQAIINSKKRIEKNIQFQLIEENAKWIDSRSNENTYSLNLDKFILAQSQVENIAKKYRPIADYKNNLKFTSLPYELEVMTKDAALKEKRERWHESLSKDIYVEEALNVLDDLQMKPIVKNNMPNEIKKGKLVKS; encoded by the coding sequence ATGAATCCTATTATTAGATTTATGAAGAAGAATTATAAAATACTCATAGCATTGGTGTGCCTTTCTGCGACACTATTTGCATTTACTATTAATAAAAAAAGAGATATAGATCCAGATAGAGATAAAATACTTTTGGAACTGTTGACTTTTGTAATAGAAAAAGGGCATTATAATCCAGCTGCGATTGATGATAATTTTTCTAAGGGAGTTTATAAAGATTATATCGCCGCTTTGGATCCTTCCAAGCGTTTTTTCTTGCAGTCGGATATCAATGAGTTTTCAAAATTTGAAACAGAAATTGATGATCAGTTAATCAATAAAGATTTGACATTTTTTAATCTTACTTACGACCGTTTGATGCTTCGTATGGAAGAAAGTAAAAAAATATTCAAAGATATTTTGAGTCAACCTTTTGATTATACGGTAGATGAGGACTTTAATGTTGATTATGATAAAGCTCCATATTCTAAAAACACCACTGAGCTTAAAGAAAAATGGAGAAAACAAATAAAGTTATCTACACTTTCTTCTTATACTGATAAACAAAAAATAGAAGAAGATAAAAAGCAGAAAGATCCAAAATATGTTATGAAGTCTAATCAGGATCTTGAGAAAGAGACAAGAGAGAGTTCATTGAATTCATTAAATGAATCTTTTGGATTTATGAATGAATTGAAAAGAGACGATTGGTTTACATTGTACATCAATTCTATTATGTCTCGTTTCGACCCTCATACTTCTTATTTTGCACCAGAAGAAAAAGAACGTTTTGATGTAAGTATGAGCGGAAAACTAGAAGGTATTGGAGCTCGTTTGCAAAAGAAAAATGATTATACTGAAATTTCTGAACTTATATCTGGAGGTCCAGCTTGGAGAGGAAAACAATTGGAGGCTGGAGATTTAGTAATGAAAGTTGCTCAAGGTAATGGAGTTCCAGTTGACGTTGTTGGGATGCGTTTAGACGATGTCGTTAAAAAGATAAAAGGACCAAAAGGTTCTGAAGTTCGTCTTACCGTTAAAAAAGTTGATGGTACAATTCAGGTTATTTCAATCATTAGAGATATTGTAGAAATCGAAGAGACATATGCCAAATCTAGTGTTGTTGATAAGAATGGTCTAAAATACGGAGTTATTTATTTGCCTAAATTCTATATCGATTTTGAAAATAAAGATGGAAGAGATGCAGGTAAAGATATTGCTCTAGAAGTTGATAGATTGAAAAAAGCTGGAGTAAAAGGAATTGTATTGGATGTTCGTGATGATGGAGGGGGATCATTATCTACTGTAGTTGATATTGCGGGATTGTTCATAGAACAAGGGCCTATCGTACAAATTAAATCAGCAGGTAAGAAAAAAGAAATCTTATATGATACTGATAAAAAAATCGAGTGGGATGGGCCATTAGTAATAATGGTAAATGAGTTTTCAGCATCGGCTTCAGAGATTTTGGCTGCAGCTATCCAGGATTATAAAAGGGGTATCATCATTGGTAGTAAGCAAACTTATGGAAAAGGGACTGTACAAAATGTAATTGATTTGAATCAGTTTACGCGTAATAGTACTGTTGGCGATCTGGGGGCATTAAAAACAACGACTCAAAAATTTTATAGAATAAATGGAGGATCTACTCAACGTGAAGGAGTGAGTAGTGATGTAGTTATGCCAGATAGATATGCTTATTTAAAAATGGGAGAGCGTGATGAAGAGAATGCAATGCCATGGGATAAAATAGATCCAGCGCCTTATACAGTTTGGAAAGATAATGGGAAATTTGATCAGGCAATCATCAATAGTAAAAAGAGAATTGAAAAAAATATTCAATTTCAGTTGATTGAAGAAAATGCAAAATGGATTGACAGTAGAAGCAATGAAAATACTTATAGCTTAAATCTGGATAAATTTATTTTGGCACAAAGCCAAGTAGAGAATATAGCTAAAAAGTATAGGCCAATTGCTGATTATAAGAACAATTTGAAATTTACATCATTGCCATATGAATTGGAAGTTATGACAAAAGATGCTGCGCTAAAAGAAAAGAGAGAAAGATGGCATGAAAGTTTGTCTAAAGATATCTATGTTGAAGAAGCATTGAACGTTCTGGATGATTTACAAATGAAGCCAATTGTTAAAAATAATATGCCTAATGAAATTAAAAAAGGTAAATTAGTTAAATCATAA
- the surE gene encoding 5'/3'-nucleotidase SurE — METERPLILITNDDGVSAPGIRTLIAVMHEIGDVIVVAPDKPQSAMGHAITINNTLHLNKISKDTDSITEYSCSGTPVDCVKIAVNEILKRKPDLCVSGINHGSNSSINVIYSGTMSAAVEAGIEGIPAIGFSLLDYDWDADFEQIKSSVKNITLQVLNNKLPEGVILNVNFPKLKEKEIKGIKICRQANALWMEKFDKRKTPQGKDYYWLTGEFVNQDNGEDTDEWALANGYISVVPVQFDLTAHHAIQNLNKWKWNE; from the coding sequence ATGGAAACTGAAAGGCCTTTAATACTAATAACAAATGATGATGGAGTTTCTGCTCCCGGAATAAGAACTCTAATCGCTGTTATGCATGAAATAGGAGACGTTATTGTTGTAGCTCCAGACAAACCTCAAAGTGCCATGGGACATGCTATCACTATTAACAACACACTTCATCTCAATAAAATATCTAAAGACACTGATTCTATCACTGAATATAGCTGTTCCGGAACACCGGTAGATTGTGTAAAAATAGCCGTTAATGAAATCCTTAAGAGAAAACCTGATCTTTGTGTATCTGGTATCAACCATGGTTCTAATTCCTCTATAAACGTTATTTATTCCGGAACCATGAGTGCTGCTGTAGAAGCTGGAATAGAAGGAATTCCTGCTATTGGATTCTCGTTATTGGATTATGATTGGGATGCCGATTTTGAACAAATTAAATCATCTGTTAAGAATATCACGCTACAGGTTTTAAACAACAAATTACCTGAAGGAGTAATCTTGAATGTGAATTTCCCTAAATTAAAAGAGAAAGAAATTAAAGGCATTAAAATTTGTCGTCAAGCAAACGCGCTTTGGATGGAAAAATTTGACAAGCGAAAAACTCCTCAAGGCAAAGATTATTATTGGCTAACCGGCGAATTTGTAAACCAAGACAACGGAGAAGACACAGACGAATGGGCTCTCGCCAATGGGTATATTTCTGTAGTACCTGTACAATTTGACTTAACAGCTCATCATGCAATACAAAACCTTAATAAATGGAAATGGAATGAATAA
- the lpxB gene encoding lipid-A-disaccharide synthase, protein MKYYIIAGEASGDLHGSNLMKALYEEDPNADIRFWGGDLMQNVGGTLVKHYRELAFMGFVEVLFNLKTILNNIKICKNDIVQFNPDVIIYIDYPGFNMRIAKWAKQTGYKNHYYISPQIWAWKENRITAIKHDIDKMYVILPFEKDFYEVKHQFPVSFVGHPLIDAIHNQSSIDINAFRTENQLSEKPIIAILPGSRKQEISKMLSVMLSVVKDFPDYQFVIAGAPSQEFSFYKQFISSDNIKFISNKTYSLLRNSTAALVTSGTATLETALFKVPEVVCYKGSWISYQIAKRIITLKYISLVNLIMDREVVTELIQDDCSTKRIKEELTKILEPNYRKTLLANYDLLEEKLGGIGASKKTAQLIVAAIK, encoded by the coding sequence ATGAAATATTACATTATTGCAGGAGAAGCTTCAGGAGATTTACATGGATCTAATTTAATGAAAGCACTCTATGAAGAAGATCCAAATGCTGACATACGCTTTTGGGGTGGAGATTTGATGCAAAATGTAGGTGGTACTCTAGTAAAACACTATCGTGAATTGGCTTTTATGGGATTCGTCGAAGTTCTTTTCAACTTAAAAACCATTCTGAATAATATTAAAATATGCAAAAATGATATAGTCCAATTCAATCCGGATGTTATCATTTACATTGATTATCCAGGCTTTAACATGCGAATTGCAAAATGGGCCAAACAAACCGGATATAAAAATCATTATTATATTTCTCCTCAAATCTGGGCTTGGAAAGAAAACCGAATCACTGCCATAAAACATGATATTGATAAAATGTACGTGATTTTGCCATTCGAAAAGGATTTCTACGAAGTCAAACATCAATTTCCAGTTTCATTTGTAGGTCATCCATTAATTGATGCCATTCACAATCAATCAAGTATTGATATCAACGCTTTTAGAACAGAAAACCAATTATCCGAAAAACCAATCATTGCCATTTTGCCAGGAAGCCGCAAACAGGAAATTAGCAAAATGCTTTCGGTAATGCTAAGCGTGGTTAAGGATTTCCCTGATTACCAATTTGTAATTGCTGGAGCACCAAGCCAGGAATTTTCATTTTACAAACAATTTATCTCAAGCGATAACATAAAATTCATCTCCAATAAAACCTATTCTTTGTTGCGCAATTCGACAGCAGCATTGGTCACATCAGGTACGGCAACCTTAGAAACGGCACTTTTCAAAGTTCCCGAAGTGGTTTGCTACAAAGGCAGCTGGATTTCTTATCAGATAGCCAAGCGAATAATTACCTTAAAATACATCTCGCTGGTCAACTTAATCATGGACAGAGAAGTTGTAACTGAATTAATTCAAGATGATTGCTCCACCAAGCGTATTAAAGAGGAATTAACCAAAATTCTAGAACCTAATTATCGTAAAACTCTTTTGGCCAATTACGATCTACTGGAAGAAAAACTAGGCGGAATTGGTGCCAGTAAAAAAACTGCTCAATTAATAGTTGCAGCCATAAAGTAA
- a CDS encoding ComEC/Rec2 family competence protein codes for MKVLQFPLTRITIAFILGILLIYFLNPIPSIVFTFLFVAILIAIGAYFWTKTNNKHSFFFGITVNLLAFTIGATTQIIHTDLYQQSNYTNYKNIFDKNHNFTVTLREKLKSSNFNERYIALVNTIDQKKSTGRILLNIRKDSLKKDFEIGDRLKLNGILYKNTSPKNPNQFDYQKYLENKQIYAQLYIEPNEIKISATTEKDIWFYTSSLRTRIIQNLNKSNFHKEELNVAIALILGQQQDISPDIIRDYQYAGAVHILSVSGLHIGFILLFVTFILKPLPNSKYGCFLKLIITLLALSLFGVLAGLAPSVLRSVTMFSFVAIGQFLRRSVNIYHTLLVSILLILLFQPSFLFDVGFQLSYIALFFIIWLQPLLTMLWTPKNKILKYIWDILTVSFAAQIGTLPLSIYYFHQFPGLFFITNLIVIPLLGIIMSLGVLVMLLATFNWVPFYPAKALEISIYYLDKIINTIATFESFIIKDIPLNTLLLITRYLVLIAIIIWFKKPNFKSLMVVLTTIAVLQISSIKTKWDIQNQEELIILNAKRNTLLLERKGFDTNLFAKDSILKTSKTNTLISSYLTGNFSTLKNKRRLQNTIYFKENKILILDSFMVYPKKIQPDVLLLTQSTKINLERLLQSIKPKIIIADGSNYKTIQNRWKQTCAQQKIPFHSTSEKGFYKIN; via the coding sequence ATGAAAGTACTACAATTCCCACTTACAAGAATTACTATTGCCTTTATTTTGGGCATATTACTTATTTATTTCCTAAATCCAATCCCATCGATTGTATTTACATTTTTATTTGTAGCAATTCTTATCGCCATCGGAGCATATTTTTGGACCAAAACAAATAATAAACACTCATTCTTTTTCGGAATAACGGTCAATCTCTTAGCATTCACCATAGGAGCAACAACCCAAATCATTCACACTGATTTGTATCAACAAAGCAATTACACGAACTACAAAAACATATTCGATAAAAACCACAACTTTACGGTTACTTTAAGGGAAAAATTAAAAAGCTCCAATTTTAACGAACGATATATTGCTCTAGTCAATACAATTGACCAAAAAAAATCTACAGGCAGAATATTGCTCAACATTCGTAAAGACAGCTTAAAAAAAGATTTTGAAATTGGTGATCGTTTAAAACTAAATGGAATACTCTATAAAAATACCTCTCCCAAAAACCCAAATCAATTTGATTATCAAAAATACTTAGAGAACAAGCAAATCTATGCTCAACTCTATATTGAACCAAATGAAATAAAAATAAGCGCCACAACTGAAAAGGATATTTGGTTTTATACCTCAAGTTTAAGAACCCGAATTATTCAGAATTTAAATAAAAGCAATTTTCATAAAGAGGAACTAAACGTAGCCATAGCCTTGATTTTGGGACAACAACAAGATATTTCCCCTGATATAATTCGGGATTATCAATATGCGGGTGCTGTTCATATTCTATCCGTTTCAGGATTACATATTGGCTTTATATTGCTGTTTGTAACTTTTATTCTAAAACCCCTTCCTAATTCTAAATACGGTTGTTTCCTTAAATTAATTATAACTCTGCTTGCATTATCGCTTTTTGGAGTACTTGCCGGTTTAGCACCATCGGTTCTACGCTCTGTCACTATGTTTTCTTTTGTGGCTATTGGGCAGTTTTTAAGAAGAAGTGTCAATATTTACCATACATTACTCGTTTCAATTTTACTAATTTTACTTTTCCAACCTTCTTTCTTATTTGATGTTGGGTTCCAATTGAGCTACATTGCCCTGTTTTTTATAATATGGCTGCAACCTCTATTAACGATGCTTTGGACACCAAAAAACAAAATCCTAAAATACATTTGGGATATACTAACGGTTTCTTTTGCAGCTCAAATCGGGACTTTACCTTTAAGCATTTATTATTTTCATCAATTCCCTGGGCTATTCTTTATTACGAACTTAATTGTAATTCCGCTACTGGGCATTATAATGAGTTTAGGCGTTTTAGTTATGCTTCTCGCAACGTTCAATTGGGTTCCTTTTTATCCTGCCAAAGCTTTAGAAATAAGTATCTACTATCTAGATAAAATAATAAATACAATCGCTACATTCGAATCATTCATTATCAAAGACATTCCTTTAAACACTTTGCTTTTAATAACCAGATATCTTGTATTGATAGCAATAATTATTTGGTTCAAAAAACCAAATTTCAAAAGCTTGATGGTTGTGTTAACAACAATTGCAGTACTTCAAATCTCAAGTATAAAAACAAAATGGGACATACAAAACCAAGAAGAATTAATTATATTGAATGCCAAAAGAAATACTTTACTACTAGAACGGAAAGGTTTCGATACCAATTTGTTTGCCAAGGACAGTATTCTAAAAACAAGTAAAACCAATACTCTCATTTCCTCCTATCTTACTGGAAACTTCAGTACTTTAAAAAATAAAAGACGCTTACAAAACACCATTTATTTTAAAGAAAATAAAATACTGATTCTTGATAGCTTTATGGTTTATCCTAAAAAGATACAACCTGATGTTTTACTGCTTACACAATCTACAAAAATCAATTTAGAGAGGTTATTACAAAGCATAAAACCAAAAATCATAATTGCAGACGGGTCGAATTATAAAACGATTCAAAACCGATGGAAACAAACTTGTGCACAACAAAAAATCCCTTTTCACTCAACAAGCGAAAAGGGATTTTATAAGATCAATTAA
- a CDS encoding thioredoxin family protein encodes MKKIILVAFFFIGLSVSQAQELKWYTNVKEAITVSNKEKKPLMLFFTGSDWCGWCIRLQNEVLKTPEFSKWANQNVVLVELDYPRRAPQSDEIKKQNNELQQAFGIQGYPTVYFAKATVNKEGKVNFEGLGSTGYVAGGPAAWLAVADPFVKKPVSMEEPKKSKKSKKA; translated from the coding sequence ATGAAAAAAATTATTTTAGTTGCATTTTTCTTTATCGGGTTAAGCGTTTCCCAAGCTCAAGAATTAAAATGGTATACGAATGTAAAAGAAGCAATCACTGTTTCGAACAAAGAGAAGAAACCATTGATGTTGTTCTTTACAGGAAGTGATTGGTGCGGATGGTGTATTCGTTTGCAAAATGAAGTACTTAAAACACCAGAATTTTCTAAATGGGCTAACCAAAATGTTGTTTTAGTTGAACTGGATTATCCTAGAAGAGCTCCTCAATCGGATGAAATAAAAAAACAAAACAATGAGTTGCAACAAGCTTTTGGTATACAAGGTTATCCAACGGTATATTTTGCAAAAGCAACCGTTAATAAAGAAGGTAAGGTAAATTTTGAAGGTTTAGGGAGTACTGGCTATGTTGCAGGTGGACCAGCTGCTTGGTTAGCGGTTGCAGATCCTTTTGTAAAAAAACCAGTTTCGATGGAAGAACCTAAAAAATCAAAAAAATCTAAAAAAGCATAA